The DNA window CCGACAAAAGCGCCGGTCGGCACCGTTAGATTTACTTCGGTGAGAGCCGGTTTGGCATAAGGAGTTCCCGTCAGATAAACATGGGATACATTTATTGCAACAATGCCCATAATTCCTTCACCAACGTTTCTTCATTGGAGATACGACGGGAAAGGGGAAGGCCCTGTTGCCGCAGTCGGTCCGCCACTTCGGCAAACAGCGGCAACTCAAGGGACCATTCCTGCAAATGATCCACCTGGTTGAATACATCGACCGGGCTTCCGTCCAACCGGATCGCTCCCGCGGCCATTACCACTACCCGTTGGGCGTATAAAGCTTCTCTGGCGGAGTGGGTAATATGGATCACCGTCGTTCCCCCTTGATGGAGCGAACGGATCGCATGTAGCACTTCTCTTCTCCCGGCGGGGTCCAGCATCGATGTGGCTTCATCAAATACAATCACATCGGGTCGCATCGCAATCACACCGGCAATCGCCAGACGCTGTTTTTGTCCGCCGGACAAATGGTGAGGGGATTGATCCTCCATTCCGGAAAGGCCCACCCGCGGGAGGACATCGGCGATTCTCCGCCGCATTTCCTCCCGGGGCAGGCCCAGGTTTTCCAGTCCAAAGGCGACATCGTCACGAACAGTGGTGCCTACGATCTGGTTATCGGGGTTTTGGAAGACCATCCCCACCCGCTGCCGGATCGCGCCCCATTGACGATGATCGTTGGTATCCAAACCACATACTTGCACCGTTCCCGCAGTTGGAACCAGCAGCGCATTTAACAATTTGGCTAGGGTGGATTTTCCGGAGCCATTGGGACCCATCACAGCGACATACTCGCCTCTGTCCACGCTCCAATCCAGCCCGGAAAGAACGGTACCCGTCCCTTCTTCTCCCTGGCCGGGGTAGTGAAAGCCGACATTTTGCAATCGAATTATCAAGCCATCCACCCCTGTTCTGCAAAGAAAAAAGGGCAGATTTCAGGACCGGATCGATCCTGCCCTCTCCCTTTGATCCACAGACGGTTTATTTCACCAGTTCAAGATAAACCATTTCCGTCGCATCGCCACGACGTGGCCCGATTTTAATGATGCGGGTATAGCCGCCATTACGCTCTTCATAACGGGGACCCACTTCATCAAACAGCTTTTTTACGGCATCCACTTTTTCGTGGTTGACCTGCTCCCCTTCTTTTTCAGTGCGGGAACGGTTGGTCCTTACGAAGGAAGCGGCCTGGCGCCGGGCATGGAGATCGCCCCGTTTGGCCAGGGTGATCATCTTTTCCGCAATCGAGCGTACTTCTTTGGCTCGAGTCGCCGTCGTTTTAATCCGTTCGTGGATGATCAGGTCGGTGACCAGATCACGGAGCAGCGCTTTCCGTGCTGCTGTATTCCGACCCAGTTTTGAATATGCCATCGTTTTTCCCCTCCCTTGTAAACAGATGATGAGAGTTAGTCATCGCTGCGCAGGGAGAGACCCAACTCGGACAACTTCTCCTGCACTTCTTCCAGCGATTTGCGTCCCAGGTTGCGAACTTTCATCATGTCCTCTTCCGACTTCTGTGTCAGTTCTTGGACGGTGTTGATTCCAGCCCGCTTTAAACAATTGTAAGAGCGAACCGACAGGTCCAGCTCCTCGATGGTCATTTCCATGACCTTTTCTTTTTTATCTTCTTCTTTTTCCACCATGATCTCCGCATCTTGCGCTCCTTCTGTCAAACCGACAAAAAGCAACAGATGCTCAGTCATGATCTTAGCCCCCAGGCTGACCGATTCCTCTGGACGGAGGCTACCGTCGGTCCACACTTCCAATGTCAGCTTATCGTAGTTGGTGACTTGGCCGACACGGGTGTTTTCTACCTGGTAATTAACCCGTTCAATCGGGGTATAAATCGAGTCGATCGGAATCACACCGATCGGTTGGTCTTCACTTTTGTTGCGGTCCGCAGGAACATATCCACGACCCCGGTCAGCTGTCAGACGGGCATGAAGGCGTCCATCATCAGCCAAAGTGGCGATATGAAGATCCGGGTTAAGAATCTCCACATCGGAATCGGCGCGGATATCGCCGGCTTTTACTTCACCGCCGCCCTCCACGTCAATTTCCAACACCTTCTCCTCATCGGAATGAACCTTGAGCGAGAGGCGTTTTAAGTTGAGGATAATTTCCGTTGTATCCTCTACCACACCGGGAATCGTGGAAAACTCGTGCAACACCCCGTCTATCTGGATGGACGTAACCGCCGCACCCGGAAGAGAAGACAACAGAATACGCCGTAGCGAGTTGCCCAGGGTGGTGCCATAGCCGCGTTCCAAGGGTTCCACAACGAATTTTCCGTATCGGCCATTTTCGCTGACCTCAACGGTCTCGATTTTGGGTTTTTCGATTTCAATCATCAGCTTTGAAACCCTCCTTCAGAACGTCGCATTCCGGGTGACATCGGTGTAATCTGGGATGGAATAAGCCATCTATCGCCCGGCAAACGGTCATGGGCAACCAAATGTATAAATGGGTACCCTACCAGTATACACATAGCCTTACCAGTATAAACCAAAAATCAACCCGGAATCCAATCGGTCATCAGACACGGCGACGCTTCGGTGGGCGGCATCCGTTATGGGGAATGGGAGTGACGTCTTTAATCAGGTTGACTTCCAACCCGGCCGCTTGCAGCGAGCGGATCGCCGCTTCCCGACCGGCACCCGGTCCTTTGACCATCACTTCCACGGTTTTCATTCCATGTTCCATCGCCTGTTTAGCAGCGGCTTCCGCAGCCATCTGGGCGGCGAAAGGAGTACTCTTGCGGGAGCCTTTAAACCCTAAGGTACCGGAGCTAGCCCAGGAGACGGTGTTCCCGCGCTTATCGGTAATGGTGATGATGGTGTTGTTAAAAGTGGAACGGATATGAACCGTACCGGACTCCACATTTTTCTTTGCACGCCGTTTGACGCGTTGGTTGGTCGTCCGCTTTTTGGCAGCCATTTGTTTCCCTCCTTATCCTTATTTTTTCTTGTTGGCGACAGTCCGACGAGGACCTTTGCGAGTACGTGCGTTGGTTTTGCTCCGTTGCCCCCGCACTGGCAGACCGCGGCGGTGACGAATACCCCGATAGGAGCCGATCTCGATCAAACGCTTGATGTTTAAAGCGGTCTCCCGACGGAGATCCCCTTCCACCATCACGTTTTTATCGATAAAGCTGCGCAGCTTGGAGATTTCGTCTTCCGTCAGGTCGCGTACACGCGTATCCGGATTGATGTCGGTCTCCTTTAAAATGCGGGCAGCTTGGGAGCGACCAATGCCAAAAATATAGGTCAGCGCAATTTCCACCCGCTTTTCACGGGGCAAATCGATGCCTGAGATACGAGCCAAGGTTGAGCACCTCCTGTCTTCAGCCTTGTTTTTGTTTATGCTTGGGATTTTCGCAGATCACCATCACAATTCCTTTGCGACGGATGACCTTACATTTTTCACAAATCGGTTTTACCGAAGGTCTCACTTTCATCTTGTTTCCCTCCTGTATCCACTCGGTGTCAACTCCGGGAATGCGCCCGGATCACGTTTGACGCTGCCATCCGAGCGGAACATTCCGCGGGGGGTCACTTATAGCGATACGTAATCCGGCCGCGAGTCAAATCATATGGGGAAAGCTGGACCGTCACCCGGTCACCGGGCAAAATCCGGATAAAGTGCATGCGGATTTTGCCAGAAACATGGGCGAGCACTTTGTGTCCATTCTCCAGCTCCACGCGAAACATGGCATTGGGCAACGGCTCGATCACCTTGCCTTCTACCTCGATCACATCTTCCTTGGCCATTGACTCACTCTCCTTTTCGCTCTCCAATGTGGAGAAGGTATTGGTTCAAGGCGTGGCGCAGCTTAGCGTTGCTCACCCGGCCATCTTTTGTCATGGATTCTTCTACTTCCCGGGCGATGTGCTTGGTAGGTTGGATATGCTTGACGTTTTTCCTTTTGGACTGGCTAAATTTTCGTTTGTCCCCGTCCACGAGAAGAACAAAATGCGGTTCTTCCCACCCGATCACGATCGCATATCGCCCCGCCTCACGACCTTTTTTCACTTGGACGATCTGCCCGATGGAAGGCCGTCTCTCGGCATCAATCACATCCATCACCCTTCACCTAACCAGCTGTGGTCAATATCTCGTGGCCATCTTCTGTGATCGCAATGGTATGTTCAAAATGGGCACAGAGTGAACCATCTTCCGTGACGACCGTCCAGTTATCCCCCAAAGTCTTCACGTGACGAGATCCCACATTTACCATCGGCTCTACAGCCAAGGTCATACCAGGCTTTAACCGCGGGCCTTTTCCCGGAGGGCCAAAGTTGGGAACACTGGGCTCCTCATGCAGGTTTTGCCCTACGCCGTGCCCGACATACTCTCGTACAATCGAGAATCCAGCCTCTTCCACAATCGTCTGGATCGCGTGGGAGATATCTCCGATGCGGTTTCCGGGTAACGCTTGCTTCAATCCGCGATACAGGGAGTCTTCGGTCACTTCTAGCAAACGTGACGCTTCCGCGGAGATGGTGCCCACCGGATAGGTCCAGGCGGAATCACCGTGATACCCATCTAAGAAAGCTCCAATATCGACGGTGATAATATCCCCTTCCTCCAACACGCGCTCACCAGGGATACCGTG is part of the Desmospora activa DSM 45169 genome and encodes:
- a CDS encoding KOW domain-containing RNA-binding protein — protein: MDVIDAERRPSIGQIVQVKKGREAGRYAIVIGWEEPHFVLLVDGDKRKFSQSKRKNVKHIQPTKHIAREVEESMTKDGRVSNAKLRHALNQYLLHIGERKGE
- a CDS encoding DNA-directed RNA polymerase subunit alpha, translating into MIEIEKPKIETVEVSENGRYGKFVVEPLERGYGTTLGNSLRRILLSSLPGAAVTSIQIDGVLHEFSTIPGVVEDTTEIILNLKRLSLKVHSDEEKVLEIDVEGGGEVKAGDIRADSDVEILNPDLHIATLADDGRLHARLTADRGRGYVPADRNKSEDQPIGVIPIDSIYTPIERVNYQVENTRVGQVTNYDKLTLEVWTDGSLRPEESVSLGAKIMTEHLLLFVGLTEGAQDAEIMVEKEEDKKEKVMEMTIEELDLSVRSYNCLKRAGINTVQELTQKSEEDMMKVRNLGRKSLEEVQEKLSELGLSLRSDD
- the map gene encoding type I methionyl aminopeptidase, encoding MIILKSSKEIERMRRAGRVVYEAHQLIREAIRPGITTKEIDRIVDSYIRKQGATPSFKGYNGFKGSVCASVNEELVHGIPGERVLEEGDIITVDIGAFLDGYHGDSAWTYPVGTISAEASRLLEVTEDSLYRGLKQALPGNRIGDISHAIQTIVEEAGFSIVREYVGHGVGQNLHEEPSVPNFGPPGKGPRLKPGMTLAVEPMVNVGSRHVKTLGDNWTVVTEDGSLCAHFEHTIAITEDGHEILTTAG
- the rplQ gene encoding 50S ribosomal protein L17, with translation MAYSKLGRNTAARKALLRDLVTDLIIHERIKTTATRAKEVRSIAEKMITLAKRGDLHARRQAASFVRTNRSRTEKEGEQVNHEKVDAVKKLFDEVGPRYEERNGGYTRIIKIGPRRGDATEMVYLELVK
- the rpsK gene encoding 30S ribosomal protein S11, whose product is MAAKKRTTNQRVKRRAKKNVESGTVHIRSTFNNTIITITDKRGNTVSWASSGTLGFKGSRKSTPFAAQMAAEAAAKQAMEHGMKTVEVMVKGPGAGREAAIRSLQAAGLEVNLIKDVTPIPHNGCRPPKRRRV
- a CDS encoding energy-coupling factor transporter ATPase, coding for MIIRLQNVGFHYPGQGEEGTGTVLSGLDWSVDRGEYVAVMGPNGSGKSTLAKLLNALLVPTAGTVQVCGLDTNDHRQWGAIRQRVGMVFQNPDNQIVGTTVRDDVAFGLENLGLPREEMRRRIADVLPRVGLSGMEDQSPHHLSGGQKQRLAIAGVIAMRPDVIVFDEATSMLDPAGRREVLHAIRSLHQGGTTVIHITHSAREALYAQRVVVMAAGAIRLDGSPVDVFNQVDHLQEWSLELPLFAEVADRLRQQGLPLSRRISNEETLVKELWALLQ
- the infA gene encoding translation initiation factor IF-1: MAKEDVIEVEGKVIEPLPNAMFRVELENGHKVLAHVSGKIRMHFIRILPGDRVTVQLSPYDLTRGRITYRYK
- the rpmJ gene encoding 50S ribosomal protein L36, with the translated sequence MKVRPSVKPICEKCKVIRRKGIVMVICENPKHKQKQG
- the rpsM gene encoding 30S ribosomal protein S13, which produces MARISGIDLPREKRVEIALTYIFGIGRSQAARILKETDINPDTRVRDLTEDEISKLRSFIDKNVMVEGDLRRETALNIKRLIEIGSYRGIRHRRGLPVRGQRSKTNARTRKGPRRTVANKKK